From the Lathyrus oleraceus cultivar Zhongwan6 chromosome 4, CAAS_Psat_ZW6_1.0, whole genome shotgun sequence genome, one window contains:
- the LOC127136976 gene encoding uncharacterized protein LOC127136976: protein MGGSKASSTSEVGNGLPRCGCNETMKLLVSKSIENPGRKFWKCRNYMNGCGLFLWDDLVSEFAVKETNPSGCRQCEVNKAYLIEFAKEIVEEIDCRVGKLNKLEKLKKKIAMEKRKNLWLMFVIGLSWMLIAAMVKLV from the exons ATGGGTGGCAGCAAGGCATCTTCCACGAGTGAAGTTGGAAACGGCTTACCAAGATGTGGATGCAATGAAACCATGAAGTTGTTGGTCTCCAAGTCAATTGAAAACCCCGGTCGCAAATTTTGGAAATGCAGGAATTATATG AATGGGTGCGGTTTATTTTTGTGGGATGATTTGGTCAGTGAGTTTGCAGTGAAAGAAACCAATCCGTCCGGATGCCGCCAATGTGAAGTCAACAAGGcttatttgattgaatttgcTAAAGAGATTGTTGAGGAGATAGATTGCAGAGTCGGAAAGCTTAACAAGTTAGAAAAACTGAAGAAAAAGATTGCAATGGAAAAGAGGAAAAATTTATGGTTAATGTTTGTAATTGGTCTGTCATGGATGTTGATAGCAGCTATGGTTAAGTTAGTCTAA
- the LOC127136977 gene encoding uncharacterized protein LOC127136977 — MDNIEKLLSRLGYKADCVRVWTKVLEIQDGFFLIRKDDDVVDDFALYFSAMNVKGDLYVEHSTGNMDPADREPKCVNDDDHPPDNGIDGLDKEKVEGLDDSEDERATAYFDGFEGIDVTKPIREEPNNSMEEPNKSMDSDDVYYSDELNSSDPDDSCDEERPKYARFRKEHLNKDFIFKWGMEFNTLDDFRAAIREWSVLNGREISFVKNEGDRVRVVCKHKCGFLVLCSKVGHKETFAIKTLVHKHTCARVLNNKSASSKWVAKHVVKRMQTSDTVRIRDIIQDMRQTYSVGITVAKAWRAKLIAKKIIEGDADNQYASIWRYAEELRRVNHGNTVKINVERPSPSIQPRFGSFYFCFDGCKKGFSVAASITKQSRKRVEKKPIIKRRQSERIKLSWFKRPITGEGISSDKPITLPENEDIPTSK; from the coding sequence ATGGATAACATTGAGAAGTTGTTGAGTAGGTTAGGGTATAAGGCTGATTGTGTTAGGGTATGGACAAAAGTTTTAGAAATTCAAGATGGTTTTTTTCTGATTAGGAaagatgatgatgttgttgatgattttgctCTATACTTTAGTGCAATGAATGTGAAAGGAGATTTGTATGTTGAACATAGTACTGGGAACATGGACCCGGCTGATAGGGAACctaaatgtgtgaatgatgatgaccACCCCCCTGATAATGGAATTGATGGGTTAGATAAGGAGAAGGTAGAGGGGTTAGATGACAGTGAAGATGAAAGAGCTACTGCTTACTTTGATGGTTTTGAAGGAATAGATGTTACTAAGCCTATTAGGGAGGAGCCCAATAACAGTATGGAGGAGCCCAATAAGAGTATGGATTCAGATGATGTATACTATAGTGATGAGTTGAATAGTTCTGACCCAGATGATTCTTGTGATGAAGAAAGGCCCAAGTATGCTAGGTTTAGGAAAGAGCATCTAAACAAAGACTTTATATTCAAGTGGGGTATGGAATTCAACACACTTGATGACTTTAGGGCAGCTATCCGTGAGTGGTCAGTGCTTAATGGGAGGGAAATTTCTTTTGTGAAAAATGAGGGAGATAGGGTAAGGGTGGTGTGTAAGCATAAATGTGGGTTTTTAGTCTTATGCTCTAAGGTGGGCCACAAGGAGACTTTTGCTATAAAAACACTTGTACATAAGCACACATGTGCTAGGGTTTTGAACAACAAGTCTGCTAGCTCAAAGTGGGTGGCCAAGCATGTGGTAAAGAGGATGCAAACTTCTGATACAGTCAGGATAAGAGACATCATCCAAGATATGAGGCAAACATATTCTGTGGGTATTACTGTTGCAAAAGCATGGAGGGCTAAGCTAATTGCCAAGAAGATAATTGAAGGTGATGCTGACAATCAGTATGCTTCCATATGGAGGTATGCAGAAGAACTAAGAAGGGTAAACCATGGCAACACTGTGAAGATAAATGTAGAAAGACCTAGTCCATCCATACAACCAAGGTTTGGGTcattttatttctgttttgatggCTGTAAGAAAGGCTTTAGTGTGGCTGCCTCAATCACAAAACAATCCAGAAAAAGGGTTGAAAAAAAACCTATCATCAAAAGAAGGCAAAGTGAGAGGATCAAGTTGAGTTGGTTTAAAAGACCCATAACAGGTGAAGGAATATCTAGTGACAAACCAATTACCCTACCAGAAAATGAAGACATACCCACTTCAAAATGA
- the LOC127074983 gene encoding disease resistance protein RPV1 isoform X2 has protein sequence MASNTTKDEASSSSPSILTSKWTNHVFLSFRGEDTRQGFTDHLFASLERRGIKTFKDDHDLKRGEVISIELNKAIEESMFAIIILSPNYASSTWCLDELQKIVECNKSFGQAVFPIFHGVDPSDVRHQRGSFAKAFRKHEEKFRKDRNKIERWIDALREVASYSGWDSKGWHEASLVETIVDHIQKKIIPTLQVCTDNFVGIDSRIKEVYALLGMRLNDVRFIGIWGMGGIGKTTIARLVYEDIRKKFEVSCFLADIRETVSKTSEVHFQMELVSHLNIRSNGFYNVHDGKKILANSFSNKRVLLVLDDVSELSQLENLAGKQEWFGPGSRVIITSRDKHLLMTHGVKETYEAKGLVKNEALELFCLKAFKQNEPKEEYLSFCEEVVEYTKGLPLALDVLGSHFHGRSVEVWRSALEQIRNVPHFKIHDTLKISYDSLQSMEKNMFLDIACFFKGMEIDEVIEILEDCGDYPKIGIDILIERSLVTYDRGGRKLWMHDLLEEMGRNIVFQESPNDPGKRTRLWSKKDIDQVLTKNKGTDKIEGIAMNLVQPYEARWNVEAFSKLSQLRLLKLCEIKLPQGFNCFPSSLKVLEWRGCPLKTLPLSNHLDEIVDLKLQHSKIEQLWHGTQGRRRRNFQGKTKTKKKNAGNEANEKDDRSEDEDEDNLSEYEEAIQLSEDELSEVSKVRGFTTL, from the exons ATGGCATCTAACACCACGAAAGATGAAGCCTCTTCATCTTCACCTTCCATCCTAACATCAAAATGGACTAACCATGTTTTCTTGAGTTTCAGAGGTGAAGACACTCGCCAAGGTTTCACTGACCATCTTTTTGCTTCACTGGAAAGAAGAGGGATCAAAACATTCAAGGATGATCATGATCTTAAGAGAGGTGAAGTGATATCAATAGAACTAAATAAAGCAATTGAAGAGTCTATGTTTGCTATCATCATTCTCTCACCAAACTATGCTTCCTCAACATGGTGTTTGGATGAGCTACAAAAGATTGTTGAATGCAACAAGAGTTTTGGTCAAGCTGTTTTTCCGATCTTCCACGGCGTAGATCCCTCTGATGTCAGGCATCAGAGAGGAAGCTTTGCTAAAGCTTTTAGAAAACATGAAGAAAAATTCAGAAAAGATAGAAACAAAATTGAAAGGTGGATAGATGCTTTAAGAGAAGTTGCTAGTTATTCTGGTTGGGACTCCAAGGGCTG GCATGAGGCATCATTGGTGGAAACAATAGTTGACCATATTCAGAAAAAAATAATTCCTACATTGCAGGTTTGCACAGATAACTTTGTTGGAATTGATTCACGAATAAAGGAAGTATATGCACTGCTAGGAATGAGGTTAAACGACGTTCGCTTCATAGGCATATGGGGCATGGGCGGCATAGGAAAGACAACTATTGCTAGATTAGTTTATGAAGATATCAGAAAAAAATTCGAGGTTAGTTGTTTTCTTGCAGACATTAGAGAAACAGTTTCCAAGACAAGTGAAGTTCACTTTCAAATGGAACTTGTTTCTCATCTTAATATAAGAAGCAATGGTTTTTATAATGTTCATGATGGCAAAAAGATATTAGCAAACTCCTTTAGCAACAAAAGGGTTCTCCTTGTTCTTGACGATGTAAGTGAATTAAGCCAACTGGAGAATTTAGCTGGGAAGCAAGAATGGTTTGGTCCAGGAAGTAGAGTAATAATCACAAGTAGAGATAAGCATTTGTTAATGACACATGGAGTCAAAGAAACTTATGAGGCTAAAGGGTTAGTAAAAAATGAAGCTCTTGAGCTCTTTTGTTTGAAAGCCTTTAAACAGAATGAACCTAAAGAAGAGTATTTGAGTTTCTGTGAAGAAGTGGTTGAATATACAAAAGGTCTTCCATTAGCACTTGATGTATTGGGTTCACATTTTCATGGAAGAAGTGTTGAGGTTTGGCGTAGTGCTTTAGAACAAATAAGAAATGTTCCTCACTTTAAAATCCACGATACGTTGAAAATAAGCTATGACAGTTTACAATCTATGGAGAAAAATATGTTTCTAGATATTGCTTGTTTCTTCAAAGGAATGGAGATAGATGAGGTAATAGAAATATTAGAAGATTGTGGTGACTATCCTAAAATTGGAATTGACATTTTGATTGAAAGATCTTTGGTAACTTATGATAGGGGGGGCAGAAAGTTGTGGATGCATGATTTGCTTGAAGAAATGGGAAGAAATATTGTGTTTCAGGAATCTCCAAATGATCCTGGAAAACGTACTAGGTTATGGTCTAAAAAAGATATTGATCAAGTATTGACAAAAAATAAG GGAACTGATAAAATTGAAGGCATAGCTATGAACTTAGTTCAACCATATGAAGCAAGGTGGAACGTTGAAGCCTTTTCCAAACTAAGTCAGCTAAGATTACTCAAATTATGTGAAATAAAACTTCCCCAGGGCTTCAATTGCTTCCCTAGTTCACTAAAAGTTCTTGAGTGGAGAGGATGTCCTTTGAAAACCCTGCCACTTAGTAATCATTTGGATGAAATTGTTGACCTCAAATTGCAGCATAGCAAAATAGAACAACTTTGGCATGGAACACAG GGAAGACGAAGACGAAATTTCCAGGGGAAGAcgaagacgaagaagaagaatGCAGGGAACGAAGCAAACGAGAAAGACGACCgcagtgaagacgaagatgaagacAACCTCAGCGAATACGAAGAAGCGATCCAGCTCAGTGAAGACGAGCTCAGTGAAGTGTCCAAAGTCCGAG GATTCACAACACTTTAG
- the LOC127074983 gene encoding disease resistance protein RPV1 isoform X1 — MASNTTKDEASSSSPSILTSKWTNHVFLSFRGEDTRQGFTDHLFASLERRGIKTFKDDHDLKRGEVISIELNKAIEESMFAIIILSPNYASSTWCLDELQKIVECNKSFGQAVFPIFHGVDPSDVRHQRGSFAKAFRKHEEKFRKDRNKIERWIDALREVASYSGWDSKGWHEASLVETIVDHIQKKIIPTLQVCTDNFVGIDSRIKEVYALLGMRLNDVRFIGIWGMGGIGKTTIARLVYEDIRKKFEVSCFLADIRETVSKTSEVHFQMELVSHLNIRSNGFYNVHDGKKILANSFSNKRVLLVLDDVSELSQLENLAGKQEWFGPGSRVIITSRDKHLLMTHGVKETYEAKGLVKNEALELFCLKAFKQNEPKEEYLSFCEEVVEYTKGLPLALDVLGSHFHGRSVEVWRSALEQIRNVPHFKIHDTLKISYDSLQSMEKNMFLDIACFFKGMEIDEVIEILEDCGDYPKIGIDILIERSLVTYDRGGRKLWMHDLLEEMGRNIVFQESPNDPGKRTRLWSKKDIDQVLTKNKGTDKIEGIAMNLVQPYEARWNVEAFSKLSQLRLLKLCEIKLPQGFNCFPSSLKVLEWRGCPLKTLPLSNHLDEIVDLKLQHSKIEQLWHGTQFFENLKSINLSFSESLKQSPDVAGVPNLELLVLESCTNLTEIHPSLLSHKKLILLNLKDCKRLKALPCKIEMSSLKVLCLSGCSEFEHLPEFEENMENLNVLSLDETCIKQLPSSLGFLVSLFLLDLENCQSLVSLPDTIGELKTPAILNVIGCTELRSFPEDFVGFLREGRILFSFGYWENETTY; from the exons ATGGCATCTAACACCACGAAAGATGAAGCCTCTTCATCTTCACCTTCCATCCTAACATCAAAATGGACTAACCATGTTTTCTTGAGTTTCAGAGGTGAAGACACTCGCCAAGGTTTCACTGACCATCTTTTTGCTTCACTGGAAAGAAGAGGGATCAAAACATTCAAGGATGATCATGATCTTAAGAGAGGTGAAGTGATATCAATAGAACTAAATAAAGCAATTGAAGAGTCTATGTTTGCTATCATCATTCTCTCACCAAACTATGCTTCCTCAACATGGTGTTTGGATGAGCTACAAAAGATTGTTGAATGCAACAAGAGTTTTGGTCAAGCTGTTTTTCCGATCTTCCACGGCGTAGATCCCTCTGATGTCAGGCATCAGAGAGGAAGCTTTGCTAAAGCTTTTAGAAAACATGAAGAAAAATTCAGAAAAGATAGAAACAAAATTGAAAGGTGGATAGATGCTTTAAGAGAAGTTGCTAGTTATTCTGGTTGGGACTCCAAGGGCTG GCATGAGGCATCATTGGTGGAAACAATAGTTGACCATATTCAGAAAAAAATAATTCCTACATTGCAGGTTTGCACAGATAACTTTGTTGGAATTGATTCACGAATAAAGGAAGTATATGCACTGCTAGGAATGAGGTTAAACGACGTTCGCTTCATAGGCATATGGGGCATGGGCGGCATAGGAAAGACAACTATTGCTAGATTAGTTTATGAAGATATCAGAAAAAAATTCGAGGTTAGTTGTTTTCTTGCAGACATTAGAGAAACAGTTTCCAAGACAAGTGAAGTTCACTTTCAAATGGAACTTGTTTCTCATCTTAATATAAGAAGCAATGGTTTTTATAATGTTCATGATGGCAAAAAGATATTAGCAAACTCCTTTAGCAACAAAAGGGTTCTCCTTGTTCTTGACGATGTAAGTGAATTAAGCCAACTGGAGAATTTAGCTGGGAAGCAAGAATGGTTTGGTCCAGGAAGTAGAGTAATAATCACAAGTAGAGATAAGCATTTGTTAATGACACATGGAGTCAAAGAAACTTATGAGGCTAAAGGGTTAGTAAAAAATGAAGCTCTTGAGCTCTTTTGTTTGAAAGCCTTTAAACAGAATGAACCTAAAGAAGAGTATTTGAGTTTCTGTGAAGAAGTGGTTGAATATACAAAAGGTCTTCCATTAGCACTTGATGTATTGGGTTCACATTTTCATGGAAGAAGTGTTGAGGTTTGGCGTAGTGCTTTAGAACAAATAAGAAATGTTCCTCACTTTAAAATCCACGATACGTTGAAAATAAGCTATGACAGTTTACAATCTATGGAGAAAAATATGTTTCTAGATATTGCTTGTTTCTTCAAAGGAATGGAGATAGATGAGGTAATAGAAATATTAGAAGATTGTGGTGACTATCCTAAAATTGGAATTGACATTTTGATTGAAAGATCTTTGGTAACTTATGATAGGGGGGGCAGAAAGTTGTGGATGCATGATTTGCTTGAAGAAATGGGAAGAAATATTGTGTTTCAGGAATCTCCAAATGATCCTGGAAAACGTACTAGGTTATGGTCTAAAAAAGATATTGATCAAGTATTGACAAAAAATAAG GGAACTGATAAAATTGAAGGCATAGCTATGAACTTAGTTCAACCATATGAAGCAAGGTGGAACGTTGAAGCCTTTTCCAAACTAAGTCAGCTAAGATTACTCAAATTATGTGAAATAAAACTTCCCCAGGGCTTCAATTGCTTCCCTAGTTCACTAAAAGTTCTTGAGTGGAGAGGATGTCCTTTGAAAACCCTGCCACTTAGTAATCATTTGGATGAAATTGTTGACCTCAAATTGCAGCATAGCAAAATAGAACAACTTTGGCATGGAACACAG TTCTTTGAAAATCTAAAGTCCATCAATTTGAGCTTTTCGGAGTCTCTAAAGCAATCGCCGGACGTTGCTGGTGTTCCAAATCTTGAACTATTGGTCCTTGAAAGCTGTACAAACTTAACTGAGATTCATCCCTCCCTTTTAAGCCACAAGAAACTCATTCTATTGAATTTGAAAGACTGCAAAAGGCTGAAAGCTCTTCCATGCAAAATAGAGATGAGTTCCTTGAAGGTTTTATGTCTTTCCGGTTGCAGTGAGTTTGAACATCTTCCAGAGTTTGAGGAAAACATGGAAAACTTAAATGTGCTTTCTTTAGACGAGACTTGTATAAAACAACTACCATCTTCACTTGGATTTCTTGTGTCCCTTTTTCTTTTGGATTTAGAAAATTGCCAGAGTCTTGTCTCTCTTCCGGATACAATAGGTGAATTGAAAACTCCCGCTATTCTCAATGTTATTGGCTGCACAGAACTCCGTAGTTTTCCAGAAGATTTTGTAGGTTTTCTAAGGGAGGGAAGGATTTTGTTCTCATTTGGTTATTGGGAAAATGAGACAACTTATTAA
- the LOC127074984 gene encoding pentatricopeptide repeat-containing protein At2g22410, mitochondrial isoform X1, translating into MAAKHALSLRIRSNECVKSLLSSCKTMQQALQIHAHMVVTGRHNNLFLSTTLFSFYASSFSSQSLRHSYTLFSQITNPDLFLWNAIIKAYSLNLHSPPKHPFSLFKSMLSCSVSPDSFTFPFLLKSCANLLISASPKMGLQVHCHVVRNGFDSDVYVNNAMLNFYCVFGGVDSACKVFEESSVRDCVSFNTMINGFVHAGFVGGCFRVFEEMRVFCVKPDEYTFVGLLSACSLLENYRIGREVHGLVYRELGYFGDSVLLVNKLVDMYAKGGCLVMAERVVSGMKDGKGVIAAWTSLVSAYALRGEVEVARRLFDQMSERDVVSWTAMISGYSHAGYFQEALELFVKLEGLGMKPDEVAVVAALSACARLGALELGRRIHRQYAGENWICGLSGGFTSAVVDMYAKCGSIDTALDVFCKISDDVKTTFLYNSIISGLAHHGLGEHALTLFEEMGLLGLKPDKITFVAVLSACGHCGLVDAGKKLFESMLTVYGVNPEMEHYGCIVDLLGRAGRLDEAHRLVLKMPFKANAVIWRALLSACKVHGDVALARLASYELLELEHNHGAGYVILSNMLADMDQHDEAACLRKAIDNVVIQKPSGLSYVELNGTLHKFVPEAKTAELVLGDINIGLNSG; encoded by the coding sequence ATGGCAGCAAAACACGCACTATCATTACGAATTCGAAGCAACGAATGTGTAAAATCATTGTTATCATCATGCAAAACCATGCAACAAGCTCTTCAAATCCACGCTCACATGGTAGTAACTGGTCGCCACAACAATCTCTTCCTCTCCACCACTCTCTTCTCCTTTTACGCCTCTTCTTTCTCCTCACAATCCTTACGCCATTCTTACACCCTCTTCTCCCAAATCACCAACCCCGATTTGTTTCTATGGAACGCCATCATCAAAGCTTACTCTCTCAACCTTCATTCTCCACCAAAACACCCGTTTTCTCTCTTCAAATCAATGCTTTCTTGTTCTGTATCCCCTGATTCATTCACCTTCCCCTTTCTCCTCAAATCATGTGCTAATTTGTTGATAAGTGCTAGTCCTAAAATGGGTCTTCAGGTTCATTGTCATGTTGTGAGAAATGGGTTTGATTCTGATGTTTATGTTAACAATGCTATGTTGAATTTCTATTGTGTTTTTGGGGGTGTTGATAGTGCATGTAAGGTGTTTGAAGAAAGTTCTGTTAGAGATTGTGTTTCGTTTAATACGATGATTAATGGGTTTGTGCATGCGGGTTTTGTAGGTGGTTGTTTCCGGGTTTTTGAGGAAATGAGGGTGTTTTGCGTTAAGCCGGATGAGTATACTTTTGTTGGTTTGTTGTCTGCTTGTTCTTTGTTGGAGAATTATAGGATTGGGAGGGAGGTGCATGGTTTGGTTTATAGAGAACTGGGTTATTTTGGTGATAGTGTTTTGTTGGTGAATAAACTTGTTGATATGTATGCAAAAGGTGGGTGTTTGGTTATGGCTGAGAGGGTTGTGAGTGGAATGAAAGATGGGAAGGGTGTTATTGCAGCTTGGACTTCTTTGGTGAGTGCATATGCTTTGCGAGGAGAAGTTGAGGTTGCTAGAAGATTGTTTGATCAAATGAGTGAAAGAGACGTGGTTTCTTGGACTGCCATGATTAGTGGTTACTCTCATGCTGGATATTTTCAAGAAGCATTGGAATTGTTTGTGAAGTTGGAAGGTTTGGGGATGAAACCGGATGAGGTTGCTGTGGTTGCTGCTCTTTCTGCGTGTGCGCGGCTAGGCGCCCTTGAGTTGGGAAGAAGGATTCACCGCCAATATGCTGGTGAGAATTGGATATGTGGTCTGAGTGGTGGGTTCACTTCTGCTGTTGTTGATATGTATGCGAAATGCGGGAGCATTGACACTGCTTTGGATGTGTTCTGTAAAATAAGTGATGATGTGAAAACAACTTTTCTGTATAATTCTATCATCTCTGGTCTTGCTCATCATGGCCTCGGCGAACATGCTTTAACTTTATTTGAAGAAATGGGGTTATTAGGATTAAAACCCGACAAAATCACTTTTGTAGCAGTTTTAAGTGCTTGTGGACATTGTGGTTTGGTCGATGCTGGCAAAAAGCTGTTTGAATCCATGTTAACTGTCTATGGTGTTAATCCTGAAATGGAGCATTATGGCTGTATAGTTGACCTTCTTGGAAGGGCCGGCCGTCTGGACGAAGCACATCGTTTAGTTCTAAAGATGCCATTTAAGGCCAATGCTGTCATTTGGAGAGCACTATTAAGTGCCTGTAAAGTACACGGAGATGTTGCATTAGCTAGACTTGCCAGCTATGAGCTTCTTGAGTTGGAGCACAATCACGGTGCTGGCTATGTGATTCTATCTAACATGCTAGCAGACATGGATCAGCATGATGAAGCTGCATGTTTGAGAAAAGCAATAGACAATGTTGTTATACAGAAGCCGTCCGGTTTGAGCTATGTGGAACTGAATGGAACTCTTCACAAGTTTGTGCCAGAAGCCAAAACCGCTGAGCTGGTGCTTGGGGACATTAATATAGGACTGAACTCTGGATAA
- the LOC127074984 gene encoding pentatricopeptide repeat-containing protein At2g22410, mitochondrial isoform X2: MAAKHALSLRIRSNECVKSLLSSCKTMQQALQIHAHMVVTGRHNNLFLSTTLFSFYASSFSSQSLRHSYTLFSQITNPDLFLWNAIIKAYSLNLHSPPKHPFSLFKSMLSCSVSPDSFTFPFLLKSCANLLISASPKMGLQVHCHVVRNGFDSDVYVNNAMLNFYCVFGGVDSACGCFRVFEEMRVFCVKPDEYTFVGLLSACSLLENYRIGREVHGLVYRELGYFGDSVLLVNKLVDMYAKGGCLVMAERVVSGMKDGKGVIAAWTSLVSAYALRGEVEVARRLFDQMSERDVVSWTAMISGYSHAGYFQEALELFVKLEGLGMKPDEVAVVAALSACARLGALELGRRIHRQYAGENWICGLSGGFTSAVVDMYAKCGSIDTALDVFCKISDDVKTTFLYNSIISGLAHHGLGEHALTLFEEMGLLGLKPDKITFVAVLSACGHCGLVDAGKKLFESMLTVYGVNPEMEHYGCIVDLLGRAGRLDEAHRLVLKMPFKANAVIWRALLSACKVHGDVALARLASYELLELEHNHGAGYVILSNMLADMDQHDEAACLRKAIDNVVIQKPSGLSYVELNGTLHKFVPEAKTAELVLGDINIGLNSG, translated from the exons ATGGCAGCAAAACACGCACTATCATTACGAATTCGAAGCAACGAATGTGTAAAATCATTGTTATCATCATGCAAAACCATGCAACAAGCTCTTCAAATCCACGCTCACATGGTAGTAACTGGTCGCCACAACAATCTCTTCCTCTCCACCACTCTCTTCTCCTTTTACGCCTCTTCTTTCTCCTCACAATCCTTACGCCATTCTTACACCCTCTTCTCCCAAATCACCAACCCCGATTTGTTTCTATGGAACGCCATCATCAAAGCTTACTCTCTCAACCTTCATTCTCCACCAAAACACCCGTTTTCTCTCTTCAAATCAATGCTTTCTTGTTCTGTATCCCCTGATTCATTCACCTTCCCCTTTCTCCTCAAATCATGTGCTAATTTGTTGATAAGTGCTAGTCCTAAAATGGGTCTTCAGGTTCATTGTCATGTTGTGAGAAATGGGTTTGATTCTGATGTTTATGTTAACAATGCTATGTTGAATTTCTATTGTGTTTTTGGGGGTGTTGATAGTGCAT GTGGTTGTTTCCGGGTTTTTGAGGAAATGAGGGTGTTTTGCGTTAAGCCGGATGAGTATACTTTTGTTGGTTTGTTGTCTGCTTGTTCTTTGTTGGAGAATTATAGGATTGGGAGGGAGGTGCATGGTTTGGTTTATAGAGAACTGGGTTATTTTGGTGATAGTGTTTTGTTGGTGAATAAACTTGTTGATATGTATGCAAAAGGTGGGTGTTTGGTTATGGCTGAGAGGGTTGTGAGTGGAATGAAAGATGGGAAGGGTGTTATTGCAGCTTGGACTTCTTTGGTGAGTGCATATGCTTTGCGAGGAGAAGTTGAGGTTGCTAGAAGATTGTTTGATCAAATGAGTGAAAGAGACGTGGTTTCTTGGACTGCCATGATTAGTGGTTACTCTCATGCTGGATATTTTCAAGAAGCATTGGAATTGTTTGTGAAGTTGGAAGGTTTGGGGATGAAACCGGATGAGGTTGCTGTGGTTGCTGCTCTTTCTGCGTGTGCGCGGCTAGGCGCCCTTGAGTTGGGAAGAAGGATTCACCGCCAATATGCTGGTGAGAATTGGATATGTGGTCTGAGTGGTGGGTTCACTTCTGCTGTTGTTGATATGTATGCGAAATGCGGGAGCATTGACACTGCTTTGGATGTGTTCTGTAAAATAAGTGATGATGTGAAAACAACTTTTCTGTATAATTCTATCATCTCTGGTCTTGCTCATCATGGCCTCGGCGAACATGCTTTAACTTTATTTGAAGAAATGGGGTTATTAGGATTAAAACCCGACAAAATCACTTTTGTAGCAGTTTTAAGTGCTTGTGGACATTGTGGTTTGGTCGATGCTGGCAAAAAGCTGTTTGAATCCATGTTAACTGTCTATGGTGTTAATCCTGAAATGGAGCATTATGGCTGTATAGTTGACCTTCTTGGAAGGGCCGGCCGTCTGGACGAAGCACATCGTTTAGTTCTAAAGATGCCATTTAAGGCCAATGCTGTCATTTGGAGAGCACTATTAAGTGCCTGTAAAGTACACGGAGATGTTGCATTAGCTAGACTTGCCAGCTATGAGCTTCTTGAGTTGGAGCACAATCACGGTGCTGGCTATGTGATTCTATCTAACATGCTAGCAGACATGGATCAGCATGATGAAGCTGCATGTTTGAGAAAAGCAATAGACAATGTTGTTATACAGAAGCCGTCCGGTTTGAGCTATGTGGAACTGAATGGAACTCTTCACAAGTTTGTGCCAGAAGCCAAAACCGCTGAGCTGGTGCTTGGGGACATTAATATAGGACTGAACTCTGGATAA